The Hermetia illucens chromosome 2, iHerIll2.2.curated.20191125, whole genome shotgun sequence genomic interval TACCGATGAAATCAAGAAGATCCAAATAATTTGGTGGAGATACATTTTCCTAGGTATTGCGGTGGAATACCGATTCTACTGTAACGACAGCAAATAAGGCTCCGCAGTAATCTCAACAAATATATCGAGCGTGTGGTTCCTCCATGCCAAGATTACGCGTCACTTTCAAAAAAGCCCAACCCCAATTGTCAGTGGAACACTGGAATAGGGAAATGCTATACAAAATGCCTGCAGGCCAGAAGACGAACCCATTGCCGAAGAAACACGCCGGAGTATTATCAACAATCAAATAGTTGCAGTGGACCACCGTTAAAACGATTGCTTCAGGGTGATTCTGATCCCTGGGGAGATGCCTACAAATCTATAATGTAGCCAATACTATCGATCGATAAAAGATAGAAGGACCTCCCTAGCGATATGTCCTAAATAACAGTCGTAGATAGTTTCGACATAATCGTCGGGATGATATCATCAAGTGTCAAAGGCATCTCTCTAGTCCTCGAAAAAGAAATCCTGGTCGCAGCGAAAAGAGTCCGAGATAACGTAGCCTCCAGTATTGATAGAATCCGTAACCAGGGGGTGAAATTGACAATCAAAGCGGTACGAAGTATATTCGCACAGATGTCCACTGACTGCCTGAAAGATTGACGCCACAAAAGCAATCATTTGAAGCCTTTGCTTTGGTTTTAAGCTGGTGGCTGAGTTCCGGCAGGATCTGCATTTAAAGAGTTCCTGCGCCTTGTTGTTTTTGACCTCATGTACATGCTTTTCCCTAACGAGCTGCCGTGGGTAGCCTGTTCATAAGATACGCCTGGGCTTACTTTCGATGATGGGTTGTTTTTGTCGCCTTTCTTGAAACGTTAGAAGGCGGAACATTTCCTATGATTTGCCGGATGTTCAGGCGAACCACAGTTAATAGAGGCGGGTTTTTCCTAATGTATTTTACAGCGTTTTCCTGGCGCGTGCGAAGTGACGCACTTCACACACCTACAGGGCATGCCACAATTGACCACAGCGTGGCCGATTCGTTGGCAGTTCTTACACTTGGTCACCTCCTTGTTACAAACAGGCTCGGATTTAACGAGCCTGTTTAGCAGAGTTTTGGCTCGGGCGAGCTTCGCCATATTGAAGCCTGGCTAAAAGGTGAGTAGCCAGAGATTGATCCATCGACTTTCTCGTAAAGAGCGTCCCGTCGCGTATCCCCTAACATCAGTGGCCTCGGATAAGCCGTTCTGCATGATAGTAGTCATGACAACGGTTCTTAGGGGGAACCTATGCAAGCCACGGATAACCATGTTAACCGGTTTCAGGCTTTTGGGAGTGTAGGAAAAGAGGTCCTTCTCCTTTCTAGCCAGATAATCTCTGGTATCATTGAAGTCACTGATTGAGTTCACGAGAACTTGGGTCTTGACACCACTTTTCTTAAGTGTATACTTATCCGGGAGCGACTCGAGGTGCCTCGAGATTGACGGAAAGCATCGCTTCACTTTCGCAGAGTATGATGGAAGGTATTTTTACCTTCCTGTTGATGGACGAGGATGATGGATTCGCCGTGGCGGTGTTGGTGGTAGCGGCACTAGCAGCGATTTTAGAAGTGCACGGTGCGTCGTGTTCTGAACGAACAGTTGATGAAGCAGTGTGTGAACTCTCCCTTTGCACGTCTGCTTTCGCAGCTGCAGGATCGTAAGGTTCTGGCATTGGATGTGGGCCAGCATGAATTGCGTTCTTACTTCGGGACCATTCCGGTCAGCGAAAGTCCAACCGAAGACGTGGAGCATGATTTCATCACTTGGCCCAAATTTGAAAACTCAAAGAGAAACTTCCAGACTTCGCTAAACATTCGTTTCACGCTAGAAAATCTGGTAAGCTACATGATGGAATCGAATGAAGTGGGTAACGTGGTAGTTGCGCCGTGAAACTGATACGACAGCGACTAAAAGGATTGGAACCGGAACGAAGACATAGAAAGGGAGCGACCGCGATTAACGTGCAAATCTTTAGTAGCAAGTTCATCTAGAGTGAGAAGTTAACAACTAAGTAGCCAAGCGAAGTAATACCGGAGCGGGGAGGTCCCACAGCAAGGGTGTGGAGGAAGTATGATTGGGGTCGATAGAAGTCCGGCATGTGCGTTTTCGATTACTGATTCACCAgctaaaaaaaggcagacagacagacattgaaccgattttaataaaattttattttgcacaaaCCTTACAAACTAAAAATGCACATACTATATCTACTATATTGCTCTGAACCATTTTCAACATATCATTTTATTTGGAACATTTGTTTTCAACACACCCGCCATAGGCTTCATCGAACACATAGTTATTTTGGCACTTCTGGACGACCATTTGATTGTTTTTGCACATTATATAATCTGAACCACCTGAAGGTGATGGGTACAACGTGCCATCCACTTGATTTTCACAAACATTAGGACCCACTGGCGGAGGTGTTACAACGCTACCTTGTTCCTTAGCGCAGTATCCCTCGGAGGGGTAAAATATAAGGCCATCCTTACATTTTTGACTCACTGGTATTCCTGCAGCACAAATGTAGAACTCATTGTCAGTACCCGGCTTGGCATATGTTTTCCCATCTGGGAATCCAAAACAAGTTATAGGTGATTCTTGGCAAGCATGTGGTGTCAAAAATACCACCCAAAGGGAAAAAGGGATGATTGCTGTGAAATGAAAGTCAAATATAAGAGAAACTCACCCAATGGAAAAAGGATTTTGAGAAAAACCTCACCTTTGTACATTTTATTAAGTGGAGCTGGCAACTACTTATTCGAACAGATAATGAGAATAAATAGTAAATTCGGCCGAAGACAGCTCTTATTTATAAGATAGAAGTCCCaccaaaaaaatcaataaacctATCAGTAGATAGGTGACCGAATTATATTTTGAGtttgtaatgtttttttttttttttttttttttaatttcctgaTACAGCGTCGCAAACCCACGCTTCGAGTAGACACACTAATTTATCAATACTGAGATTATCTGCTCAAAATTTGACTCACAATTGCCTTTTATATTGGAATAGTTTTAGAATGAAGATATGGATTCGATTAAAAGATTTTGACAGGGTGAGCCGTTTGATAATGGCAAATAGTCACAATTGCTCAATGCACGACTTCGGGCAGTGGCATACTGTCCAATAATAAAATCACTAAGCTCAATCAAACAAAACAAGAACTCCACGAAATAAACCTCAGAACTCCTAACCGTTAGCAAAATATAAGCCTTAAGGAAAATTCAAACTACACAGACCGACAGAATTCAGAAACTCATCCCAAGGAACTCAAACCCAAGGACTTTCAAAAGTCAAGGAACATATCATCCCCTTTCGACAAATTGTAAGTACCATTGACTCTCCAACATTCGATCCAGGTCTAGTTAGttagtaaggaactcgagacatcctggttttgcgcggaAGCCCACCcgttgtggtcaaagggtagtataggtcccagggcgaaacgttgattggtacccacgatggagcataaaacctggggaatgcctgctgaaccaacaccaacagctctactaccaaaccctatctccacctccacgtggtgaccgctgggagctcttttttaacgaaaagctgcagacggagaaggatgaaagcgagtctcccgcgcctaaaaacgggataaattgtaccaactggtcctccaggttggggggttgggtagggctgacaaccctacacggaaaacagcttgttacgaagccacaacaggagcctcgggcagggcgggctttaaaacgacggactcggcaacgacaacagatcaacgatttgcgcattttctcatggaacgtgcgctccctgtacagagatgaagctgataagcagctagccgataccctgtcccaatatagggctgatgtaacatgaCAcatagcgttacaagagatgtgatggacagggaccggtttcctggagaagaaaccatgtgctcggagtaggtttcgtagtcagccaaaaaatgaaacctgctgttatcggctttgaaaacataaacgaatggctatgcactctgcgcttgcgaggcaagtttagaaatataagcctcataaacgttcacgcccctacagaggagactgcagagtcggagaaggataccttctacgaggcagtagaacgaaccctcgaagcttgtcccagatatgatatcaaaatcatacttgaggatttggggagaaaaaggaagcctggtagaaccaacaactctgtgaactagaaaagtacagggagcaaccgcaccaggcgcgcaagttttaccaacaagtcagcaggatgaagccttatacacctcgatgctcatcctgccgagacaaagagggaaatctgatttccgatagaatgggcatattagagcaatgggttgagtactttgatgagctactgaacaaccagaacatcggcgagttggaggtcccgccaactgaagacgacggacaaatactgccaccaccaagtttaggagaaacagtccgtgcaattcatcggctaaaaaatcataagtcgccaggagccgatggaattacagccgaattggttaaatatggaggcgaccagttacaccaagtggttcatcaacgattggcaacgaggcattatctgtctcatacataaaaagggagatatcacacagtgcagcaattatagaggtatcacgttgctgagtaccatctataagatattctcctctatcttgctaggccggatagccccatacgcccagaacatcattggcccataccaaagaggcttcattccaggcaaatcagcaacagatcagattttctctctgcggcaagcgatggaaaaactcttggaatatggacaacagctgcaccatctattcatcgactttaaagccgcctatgatagcatagccagggtaaaactgtacacggccatgagagaattcggtatcccgacgaaattaataagactgactaggctgaccctgaccaatgtgcgaggctagataaaagcagcaggatcactctcaagaccattcgacatcaacaacggtctacgacaaggggatgccctatcatgcgtcttctttaacctggccttcgagaaagtgatccgtgaagctgaggtaaatgcaagaggtacgatcctcttcaagtccacccaactacaggcctatgctgacgatatcgacatcatgggaagaaccacccaacacgtacaaactgccttcatccagatggagcaggcggcgcgaggtcttgggctgcacatcaatgaaggcaagacaaaatatatggtggcaacgtaagcaccgaaaacgaatcaaccaacaacatcaaaccgcactggtcaaatgcaaacacgaagaagaataagggtaggagaatacaactttgagaccgttgacaatttctcctatctagggtcgaaaatcacaaccgataacaactacgatgatgaaatccacgcacggttgttgtcagtcaacagagcctatttcagcttagaaagactgttccgctcgaaacatctcactataggatcaaagctcttactgtacaagactatgatcttgccagtcctcatgtattcctcggaaacttgggttcctagcaagaagaattgcgaactcttggccgcgttcgagagacgagagaagaatcttccgaagaatttttggccccctacatgaggatggacgattccgtagcctacacaatgacgaaatctatgagtgataccatgaccgtccggttgtggataaaatccggctcaataggttacggtgggcgggtcacttaatccgtatgaatgaggatgatcccacccggaaagtctataagggcaatatctatgctagaaaaataagacgaggcagaccctgcctaagatggagcgatggcataggtcagtacgccagacagcttttagggatatcgaattggtggacctcggcgcaaaaccgggatgtctggagttccttattaaggcagccctagaccggataccgattgttacgccgttgatgatgatgatgatcttgacctaggccatcgctccatctcaagcaggcttTGCGTCGATGTTGTCCTTATAgtctttccgggcaggatcagcctcatctatacggattaggtgactcgcCTACCGCAGCCtgttgtgccggattttatccacaatcagacgggttTCACTGGAGTGCAGAAACCCTAAACCATCTTGGTCTCATAACCGCAACTCCCGCAATCTCGCTCAGCTATTCCCCCTTTCATCAAACTCTCTGGTTCCTCTGTTTACTCCCCTCAGCAATCTTGTGacttactctgccgctacttttcttcAATATAtgttcttcctcctcctcctccatctTGCATCTTCTACTATACTCCTCCTTAATGCTCTTCTTGGCGAGTACCTTATTAACAATATTGATGTTAGGTGAGATGCAGCTGCAATGGGATTGTGTGCTCTCTAAGCTTTTGATTTTATCTATAAATCGCAGATAAACCTTACCGTACTGGACGTCGCTAATATAGACTGCTTGTGGTGAAAACCAGCTAAAAGAGGTAGAAATTTGCGGGCTAGCAATCTTCTTCCTATTGAAAAAAAGCCCGGATTTTGATTGGCCTCACAGCAACTACCTTCCACGATGGAAAATGGTTCTCGACAGGCCAGAAAATTCACGCCTAGTCGTGTTCCGGCACTTGTCACAGGCCCCTTTGACGATGGGCAAAGcaggcttggcatattgatacgacaGATAAGCAAATCGATGACAGCTCATGGTTCTGGCCTTGGGGTCGAGAAGTAGTCACAGACACCCAATACGGAACCctatgggacacccgcggaaataacgtactcctggggtccgtcatcggtgtcataccagggcctcctttcagttaagtaactatcgacgatagcagcgagataggcgggaataccaaccttcgctagggatttgcgtattagattccaattggccgaattgaatgcatttttcacggtTCGCTCCACACATTTTTCACGGtttccagggttactaccacgcaatatttattggtactaccctttccgtggattgcatcttcggccaagacagtagccgtctgtctgtctatcacaagcacttttctcagaaatggctgtaccgattggcaggaaatttggtgagaaggtggaaactatggGCTCCCAGGCATGCAGTGACTgacatcctcctacgttgagatttagggggggtccccatacatgtaaaagggaggtgttaaatttttatttcccggatatagtcatgttgggtatcaaatgaaaggtcttgattagtacttttcgaagccgaaatttgttggaaaggcggggagtgcttccggtttcctgacttgtttagatTTACATGGTTTCCAGTCTGAGTGTAATCAATAGTTACTGAGTGTACAAAATATGGAATGTGACCCAACTGAAATGCAGTGACGATATATTCCTTTAATATAACAGAGAAGCGCCAATACTCCAATCAGCAATTTAATCATTTTGTGAAATCGAGAGATTTCTAGTATCTTAAATCCATTAAATTTAGAAAACTACACTGAAATCAACTtatcttagttttgataaaGCAATATCAGTTACAAGTTGGAAtgacaaaaatatgaaattgtttTTTGATGATTATAAATAGAAGGGATATGAAAGTCTAGTAATCAGTTATTCGGAAATTGTGGTGGAAAGATTAATTGAATTCCAGAATGAAGTGTGGTGAgtgattttatatttaaaagTTGACCGGATTTAGTTGAAATAATAAGGACAAGTGCCGAATTGTGAAAAGTAGTTAAAGTGATTACAAATTGCATTCTGAGTTCTAAATTTACTGTACACTTGGATTAACTTGCAAATAGCTGATTTTCCTTTAAAAGATACTACTAAACTCCCCCTAACACTAAGAGTGACCTTTTGCCCTCTATTGAATAGATACCAGTGTAATTGTATCTTAAACTATGATATTTCACGCAAGATAGTGTGCGAAATTGACTACAAATTTAACATTTATTTCTTCCAGCAATCCTCATCCTCTCACTCCTTACCATCATACAACTAAGCCACAGTCAGGCTCGGTTGCCAATATGTTTCGGCCAAAAAGATGGTACCCTCCTTCCGCATCCTGGAAAAAATAACGAATACTACTTGTGCCACCAGGATATCCCGATCCCAATGCAATGTCCAGCGGGTAAAGTATTCTGCGCAACAGAAAGTGTTTGCTTGGAAAAATGTGCAGGGACGGCAGACGTATGTGAGGGACAAAAGGATAACATTGTCTTTGGCCTTCCTGGAAGCTGTTCTGGTTACATTACTTGTCATAGCGGAAAATCGAAAATTAATTACTGTCTTGAGAACAAGAAATTTGATCCGGTCATTGGGTCTTGTACGAGTGAAACTTGTCCGAAATAAAGTGAAGTGTTTCTGTGGATTTATTTCTACCTTAATTTAAGATAAAGAAACTATTTTCTATCGTGTCGAAATACTAAGATAAGAAATTATGAATTAAATACTTTTTCTACTCAAAattcaaatgtaaataaatatttagtgGATTGAAAAATGGTGCAAATGGTGGTAATGAACATTGTATTTGGTATGAGGAGATAGTTCAGTGGTCATCCCGAACTCGACCCGGTTGCCAATGGTGAACCCTCCTGTCTCAGACAAACTACCGACTAAACCCCCTCTGGAATATCCAGAACTCTGATCGGAACTGtctgacacattacctcagttcaggcctattcagtataggatCAAAATCCCGTGGAATCACTATCCATCTCCTTTATCTCGGCCTTGACAATGCCTTGAGAGTAACGCGCCACTCGGCTCCACTTGTCTTCGCTCTGTAGCATGActtcaattatggtgtccggggACGAAAGACATCCTTCCATCGAAGGTGATGGCGATGGCGCTCACAccatctgcagaagaaaaaggagtGGCAGGCATCCTCCATCAAGTCCTTGCAATGAATGTAGTCgggcgaccgtgatttcccgattgtgtgcaaGTAAGATTGAAAAACCCGTGTCCGCTGTGCAGcggggttaggtaatagtcaacctcaccgtgctttcgattgaaccacggccgcGATCCATCTACATCTCGATTCTCTTTCCTCGGGCTTTCTCTTTACAAGCGACAGCTTCTTTATTTCTCTCGCTTTCTCTGAGGTATAAAAACCTCTGCTCGGCAGCATGGAGAGCAATAGAAATAACTCCCACTATCATCACTACAGCTGGCTCCGAGATAGTACGAAAGGCGGACAAAATTCACCGAGCCTTAAGATACATTTCCATGCTGAGGGAGTCAGCCCATATTTCGCAACCATAAAGAAGGACGGACTGAGCCTCGCTCATCAGCAAGCGACGCCTGCTAGATAAAGGACTtctgacgttggacatcaaccGGCAAATCATaaacattctagccgcagccttgtctgcGTTGTTGCGGATcggttcgaagaagctcatctcggTGCTATCATgatcccgaggta includes:
- the LOC119648886 gene encoding uncharacterized protein LOC119648886 — translated: MKCAILILSLLTIIQLSHSQARLPICFGQKDGTLLPHPGKNNEYYLCHQDIPIPMQCPAGKVFCATESVCLEKCAGTADVCEGQKDNIVFGLPGSCSGYITCHSGKSKINYCLENKKFDPVIGSCTSETCPK
- the LOC119648879 gene encoding uncharacterized protein LOC119648879, with protein sequence MYKAIIPFSLWVVFLTPHACQESPITCFGFPDGKTYAKPGTDNEFYICAAGIPVSQKCKDGLIFYPSEGYCAKEQGSVVTPPPVGPNVCENQVDGTLYPSPSGGSDYIMCKNNQMVVQKCQNNYVFDEAYGGCVENKCSK